One genomic window of Coregonus clupeaformis isolate EN_2021a unplaced genomic scaffold, ASM2061545v1 scaf1612, whole genome shotgun sequence includes the following:
- the LOC123487293 gene encoding LOW QUALITY PROTEIN: melanophilin-like (The sequence of the model RefSeq protein was modified relative to this genomic sequence to represent the inferred CDS: deleted 4 bases in 2 codons), whose amino-acid sequence DEAKHIWEVIQRDFTLRKKEERLGDLKTKIEKEDTKIELLGTQTTLVDSHCIRCLQPFKFLVNSKRQCIDCKMYTCKACSRYNKKDHGWVCDPARMTRVLKIGTVGWYHDNVRTRFKRFGSAKVMKSLYKRLNGEGGRDSDTQSMPDFHDRYNGHDEDYAEAEAQRYKMMRKNKRLLSVHPMDLDVDIEEYFPPHSHTHSRRQSFQQIQEERGGGRRGDMEYMDMQQQQHRMNRRKSLDRYNMRPDDGQYGMVRARSLSKISSSMNRQHYVDTSEEEEGGRNTMYQTPHRQRPSHGLVGSHENLQVPPQPPINALNKRMSAIESLLNRLESKMTVPPDDEATSPTAAQIEEEKLRRKLSELAGNISVPSSDEEAGGGKKNPLLKRAAVKSTPPVLPLEPLSSSSDEGPTEAQQRSTAAALCDITKEFLRTINATESAMNEYRPSVPSNDSTMLIDKADVRQAAESYRELEENVYMTSGKSFDLEKKLRHLEQSAKNRFGGATDSELSELEDVVALTAHRVQSTESEVSDLENKLAALSASGKKKISGSQNRKRFNQDFPTKTSNGSGSLRKSNHM is encoded by the exons GACGAGGCCAAGCACATCTGGGAGGTCATACAGAGAGACTTCACCCTCAGGAAGAAAGAAGAGAGACTGGG ggaTCTAAAGACTAAGATAGAGAAGGAGGACACTAAGATTGAGCTGCTGGGGACTCAGACCACCCTGGTAGACTCTCACTGTATCCGCTGTCTGCAGCCCTTCAAGTTCCTGGTCAACAGTAAGCGTCAGTGCATAGACTGTAAGATGTACACCTGCAAGGCATGCAGCCGCTACAACAAGAAGGATCACGGCTGGGTGTGCGAC CCTGCCCGGATGACAAG GGTCCTGAAAATCGGAACGGTGGGATGGTACCATGACAACGTGCGCACCCGTTTCAAGCGCTTCGGCAGTGCCAAGGTGATGAAGTCTCTTTACAAGCGACTCAATGGAGAGGGTGG TCGTGATAGTGACACACAAAGCATGCCCGACTTCC ATGATAGGTACAACGGTCATGACGAGGACTATGCAGAAGCAGAAGCGCAGCGATACAAAATG ATGCGCAAGAACAAGCGCCTGCTCTCTGTTCATCCCATGGACTTGGATGTGGATATAGAAGAGTATTTTCCACCccactctcacactcactctcgTCGACAATCCTTCCAG CAGATCCAGGAGGAGCGAGGCGGTGGTCGCCGGGGTGACATGGAGTACATGGACATGCAGCAACAACAACACCGTATGAACCGTAGGAAGAGCCTGGATAGGTACAACATGCGCCCTG ACGATGGACAGTATGGGATGGTGCGTGCCCGCTCCCTGTCCAAGATCAGCTCCTCTATGAACCGCCAGCACTATGTGGACACgtcagaagaggaggagggagggcgcAACACCATGTACCAGACCCCCCATCGCCAACGCCCTTCCCACGGCCTAGTTGGCTCTCACGAGAACCTGCAGGTCCCCCCACAGCCACCG ATCAATGCGCTAAACAAGCGCATGTCAGCCATAGAGAGTCTCCTCAACCGGCTGGAGTCCAAGATGACCGTACCCCCCGATGATGAG GCGACGTCCCCGACCGCTGCACAGATAGAGGAGGAGAAGCTGAGGAGGAAGCTGAGCGAGCTGGCGGGGAACATCAGTGTTCCCTCCTCCGACGAGGAAGCAGGGGGAGGG AAGAAGAACCCTTTATTAAAGAGGGCCGCTGTGAAGAGTACACCCCCAGTCCTCCCCCTGGAGCCCCTCAGCTCCTCCAGCGATGAGGGTCCCACTGAGGCTCAACAG AGATCCACTGCGGCAGCCCTCTGTGACATCACCAAAGAGTTTCTAAGAACCATTAATGCCACTGAAAGCGCAATGAACGAGTACCGCCCCTCAGTACCGTCTAATGACAGCACCATGTTAATTGACAAGGCTGACGTAAGGCAAGCAGCTGAGTCTTACAGAGAACTTGAGGAAAAT GTGTACATGACCTCAGGGAAGTCTTTTGACCTGGAGAAGAAGCTGAGGCATCTGGAGCAGAGTGCCAAGAACCGCTTCGGAGGGGCCACGGACTCGGAGCTCTCTGAACTGGAGGATGTGGTGGCGCTGACTGCACATCGGGTCCAGAGCACTGAGAGTGAG GTGTCTGATTTGGAGAACAAGCTTGCTGCTCTAAGTGCCTCAGGGAAGAAAAAG ATATCAGGTTCGCAGAACAGGAAAAGGTTTAACCAAGACTTCCCCACAA AAACCAGCAATGGCTCAGGATCCCTACGGAAATCAAATCACATGTAA